The Phragmites australis chromosome 1, lpPhrAust1.1, whole genome shotgun sequence genomic interval TTGCTTACCCTTGAGAATAATgtattgttttttctttctgtgCAGAAACCCTTGTCCATTCGACCATGGAGCACTGTGATGATGCTGATTTTACTTTTCCTGTGTTCTTTGATATGAAAGAGCATATGGTATATGTGAAAAAGAGACCTCATGTCCACATGTTCCTTGAAAAGATGGCTGAGATGTTTGAGGTAGTGATATTCACAGCCAGTCAAAGCGTTTACGCGGAACAGTTGCTTGATATGCTGGATCCAGAGAAAAAACTTTTCACCAAGCGTTTTTTCCGGGAATCATGCGTATTCACAGACAGCAGCTACTCAAAAGATCTGACTGTTGTTGGAGTTGACCTCGCAAAGGTTGCCATAATTGACAATACTCCACAGGTAAATTGCTGCGATAGATTCTTCGCCACTTCGTTTTCTTTATTGGGTTGAAGTAGTTTGTAGTCCTAGGAAAAAGAAGTGCCCTAAACTGACATCTTAGTTTGAAAGCGTTCGGTATTGTATCTTTTGTCACGTAGTTTATTAAGATATTCCATAAGGTATTAAGCTAGTTGATGATCGTCTTGTTCTTGTTCCATTCAGGTTTTCCAGTTGCAAGTGAATAATGGTATACCAATACAGAGTTGGTATAACGACCCCTCGGATGAGGCATTACCTCAGTTGATCCCTTTCCTTGAGACCCTTGCTGGTGCGGATGATGTCCGACCAATCATTGCCAAGAAGTTCGGCAACAGAGTAGATAGTTGCTGAAGTTTTTGAATAAGTGGTAGAATTGTCTTGTTTACTCACATAGTGGAACAAGAACTCACATGACGTGTTAACAGGACAAGCTGGGACTTGATTTTCTCTTTACAGCGAGTTGGTTTCATAGGATTAAGAATTTTGGTGCGGGGCTATTTCTTAGAATTGTACATATCCTCAATTTTGTTACGTGATCTTGTACATAGAATGCTGTCGGGAATGAAACCGAAAGTGAACTTCCTTGCAAATTCTTCTTTGCACCTTTGCCATGCGTGGCCTCAGGCGCACAGTGCAATTTGTCAAACGCTACAGTTCCTAACAGTATGCGCGGTTACTTTTCGGCAAAAACTGTACCGAATCCACTGTTGACTCTTTTGCTGTAGCAGTCGATCTGCTTCCCGGCTGCAAATGCCTGAAGTTAGAGAGGCACTGTAGTAACGTCAGATGATATCGTTCCATAATGTTCATAGCCGCTTTGTTTGGCTGTTTGATGATCAGCGGATGAGTTGTAATTCATCAAGCGGATAAGGAGCTTCTTGAGTAATTGGAGGGAAGCAGGCTACGAACTAAGTTCTGTATTATTTTATCAGTACTACGGATGTTAAACAGTGGAGTGATAAAAAGGAAGTTATGTAGTGTTCATGTCACTGGAACCTGTGCCAAGGATACATATGTCATCACCCCAAAAGATCTGTTCGATTGGAAAATTATTTACCTATAATTGTTCTTCAGGAAACGTCAACTACTTATTTTTGCCAGAAGGGAATAggattatattaaaatttaaagTATAGTACATCCCTTTTATAGGGCAACCCTTATTACAAACAAGTCCCAAAGAACACagataaaaacaaaaaactatATTCTTTTTGCAATCTTCTTCGTCTCCGGAACCTTCCGCTGGCCGTCGAGTCGTCCCGCAGTGAAGCGAAGCAGACTATCGACGCCGGAACTCAAACCTCCACCCGAGACCAATGAAGTAGTCCAAACATTGGTTCGTCGCATCATCCAACACCCCAGACTCACCTGTCGGGGCGCAACTTGCACACTGAATGGATATCGGTAACAACCTCACAAGCAACGGAGGAAGGGATCGAAGCCATCCCACCGATCTCAACACACGAACATAACCATACCTCATCGAGAGCTCGCCGGAGGTCACGCCGAAGAGGACGCCAGCTCTAGGAACACCCGAGAGGATCAAAAGTCAGTTGGACGTCATCATTCACGACTCCACGAAAACACAACTAAACTACCAGATCTACAAACCTAACAACTACTTCCTATACTACATGCATCATTGGGCGTCAATTCACTAGTTCTCCACCAACTCCGACGGCAGAGAAGCCGCTAGAGGAGAAGAGAGCCAACGATCTCTGGGGTCATCTTCTCTCTAAGGGGGAAAGAACGGGAGTGTGGCGACACTATGAGAGTTCTGTCAACTACTTATAGTTGCGCATTAGCAAATCTGACATTTTATGTAGTGGATCTAACATTGGTCTCCGGCAGTTCTAACTTATGTAGCattcgatatatatatatgtatagttgTCTGTTACCTGATGCCTAGTGTAGTTCATCGTACAACCACATCTTGCAGGGACGGCCCATGACTCCGTAATGAGATTGTCATGACTTTCAACACCAAAAGGTCACATTTCGATCTCAAATTTTGAAatccactattttttttttcaaatttcaatcaaGAAATAAATTTCCAAACTTTCAGTTGAAGGAATCTACTGCCATCCCATTAAGAAAAGTACCACTATGCTATTGCAGTTAAAAGCAActagtaaaataaaaaatcaaaaaatatctAAGAAAACTACaagaatataaaaaatcaaagcAACTAGTGCCAATTGCCAAGTGACATGAGTTCAAAGCCTGAACAAAAAATATCTCAACTCACAATCCTCGTAAAATATTTTATCTAGCACCTCATAGGAAAAAAATAGCTTACGTTCTCTTAAAAGCTTTAAGAAAAGCTGTGTATGTATTGTTTTCTTAACACTTAATATAGTCCCCAGACTAATCCGTAGCCTTTAACAAAGTTGGCATGTAGAAATATCACAGAAGAGCATAATATAACTGGGTAAAGGTAAAGGGAGGAAGATGCCTTCATGTAACTAAGTAAAATTTCGttctcaaaacaaaaataaatgaaaaggaACAACGCTAACTGCTGTTATCAATCTGGACTGCCGTATCGTCCTGGGCTCCTGGCAATTGGCTTTGTTACTTTGATATTATAGAGCTAAACGTACACCAAACGCCCACAAAGTTGAATTAAAGAAGCGACTGTCTCCAGCAGTAATATATAAAACCAAGTCATTGTATATACAGAAGCTCAGTGCTTTTATTACCAGATGTTTCCTTTCATACAAAGTACATAGATTTCCCTGTAAACTTGTATGCCCCCTCATCTTTTCATTTCCGCAGCAAATAACTGATGCCATTCCTTTCTTGACAAGCTGGATCAAATGGACAGGAGGATGACTGTTGTTTTCCCAAAATCTATTTTCAATCAGACATCACACCACACGCCCTCCTTGATCAGAGATCCTCGATTCATTGTCTGAATCTTTGGCTCAGAGAGCCATTAAGGAAGTTCTTTGATCCTGACATCTTATCGATCTTCCATGTGTTATTACTTAAACTCAGCTGAGGATTTGGGAGATGGCCAATGCAACTAATACATCCTAGAAGCTCCATATTGAACAGCATTGACCTTGTTGtagccacctccacctccaacgGCAGCAATGCCATTAAAAGGGGCGATTCCCTGAATCATGCTAGACTGCAACGCAGCTCTTTCTGCGACATCAGCTTTCGGGACACCTTTCGGTATGTAGTAGGAAGACCTCAAGTCTGGAGACATCTGTGGCACAACCTTGGCATCCATGAAACGCTGTGTTGGCTGGTACTGCATACGATCTTTTTCAAGCTCCTGTTGGAGCTCTCTGTCTGAGTTGTCCGACTTTTGGTGGTAGGTGTATGCCGACAGGTTGGCTGGAGGAAGTACTGGATTCCTCGCCACCCTTCTTTGATTGTATGGATCAACAGCAGCCGAGTTCTCAAATGGTATTACTGGGCCAACCACTCTTCCGGGTCTAGCTGGAaatttttcagaaaataaaGTTATATTAGAATGTGCCGTTTGAAGAATGAATAATGGATACTTTATTTAGGAGAAATTACCACCTGTTGGAATCCTTTGGGGAACTTGGGAAGTTACGTTTGGAGGAATCGGATTAGAATGAACTGTAGTAGTCCTGCAAATAGCAGATTAAAGGTCAGCAGCCAATATCGAAGGCAATCCCTAACTAATATATCCACAAATGATCAAATTTGTAGAGAAATTCCTGCCCTTTGATTTCACAGTATGACAAGGTCATCAAATATCAGTCCTTTAAACAtccaaatatgagcaatttagTTTACTCCCAAGAAACTAAAAATTATTGTACCCATTTTTTATTCATGCATTAAGTTTTAGCAAAAAGCAGATATAGCAGCATAAATCATGGAAGAACTGTGAAAATGTTCACCTTGGGAGTGAAATGTGCTTCCTGTCTGATGATGGGATGAGTGCCCCACTCTTTCCTCCATTTTCCTCCAACATAGCAAATTGCCTCCGGAAATTGTCAACAGCACTGCATAATGAAAATTAGGCACAATTAAGGGAGCCTCAGACATAAGCATTAACAGTTGGCAGCTGGGAATAAACAGAAAGGAAAATGGGAAGAAAGATTGAATACCTAGGATACAGAAAGTTTGTTTTTTCAGTTCCGTTCATGTAATCCTCGAGAAGTTGAGGATGATACTCCAATATCTCATGGAATATAAGTTCCTTGACGTCCTCTTTGGTCACCTTTCTTCGTTCAAACTCGAACTCCATTTTCGTTATTGGCTGGCATGATGGTTCTCTCTCTACTTTCGCGAGTCCTTTAAAATATGGATCAGCCAACGCCTGATTATGAACATCAATGGACAAAATAACATTATTGGAGTGACTTTTAAGTCATGATGACTGGGTGCATTAATCAAGTAGAAGTAGAAAATATGATTTTCAAGTCAACAGTTCAAACATTTACCTCTTCAGCAGTTGGCCTATCCTTGGGGTCAAATGCTAAAAGCTTCTGCAGAAGTTTAAGTGCAGCAGGATCTGCTTTAGGGAACCTCTCAGAAAATGGTACTGGTTGTTTTTTCCTCATGCTACTCAAGTACCTCCTTGCCTTCTCATTCCGAATCTACAGTAGCCAAAGGAATGAGGATCAATGCTTGACATAATGACATCTGCGGACAGTTTACTTTGGAACAGTAGGCATGAATGAAAAGGCATACCCTGGAAACTGTATCAAGCGATGGAGTACCCAAGAGATCAGTCATCAAATCTAACTGGTGGACCACATTTTTTCCAGGAAACAAAGGCTTCCCTGTTAAGATCTCCGCAAAAATGCAACCAATACTCCATATGTCAATAGCTGGTGAATACTGCATAGAACAACGAAATGAACATCCTGAATTCAACAGAGAATAAATTTAAAGAACAAACAAAGCAGAAAATAATTGATAGCCAACATGTTACATAAATACAATTAACGTTAGCCACTTGTAGACAACATTAGCCCCTAAATAAGAACTGCACGTTACTGCAAATGCTACTTCCCGCACCTAACCAAATATTGCTACAGCTTATCTGTGATTTTTCAATGAAAGCAATACCTACTAAAAGGTGCCAATGCCATCTAGAATGTTATTGTTCTGTAGAAGAATGCAGCTCATGAACAAACAATTTGGAAGGAATGGTCATTGGTATGCCGGCTGGTAAATAGCGAAATGAGAATCAGATGAGATGAATTGTCAATGTAAAATCACATTCAGCTATTGAACACTGGGCGTAAAAGGGATGTGATAACTTCAGCACAGCAGGAGAAATTAACATATAGGTCATATAATCAAGATATTTAATTTAAGTACACCAATTGGCGGATAGAAAAGAGCGGAAGAGAAGGATAAATGTATGATCAGAACAGATTCAGAGATATATCAAGTTTCAAAGGAGTGGCAAACTGGCAATCAAATTAAATACATTTTGTAGAGAGCTTGGATGACGCAAAGGTACAAGTAAAATTGGCCAAATATGGCAACATGTATTCCCGTTCATAATTAAAATAGGCCCACAGTCAGGCCACTCAGTTAGAACTAGGGCCAATGGAGGAAGATCTCTGATACTGCTTACTATGATCATTGTATATCTGGCAAAAGCACATTATGCATAACCATGAATAGTTGGTTCCAGA includes:
- the LOC133917570 gene encoding mitogen-activated protein kinase 8 isoform X4, translating into MEFFSEYGDANRYKIQEVIGKGSYGVVCSAIDQHTGDKVAIKKIHNIFEHLSDAARILREIKLLRLLRHPDIVEIKHIMLPPSRRDFKDIYVVFELMDTDLHQVIKANDDLTKEHHQFFLYQMLRALKYIHTANVYHRDLKPKNILANANCKLKICDFGLARVAFSDTPTTVFWTDYVATRWYRAPELCGSFFSKYSPAIDIWSIGCIFAEILTGKPLFPGKNVVHQLDLMTDLLGTPSLDTVSRIRNEKARRYLSSMRKKQPVPFSERFPKADPAALKLLQKLLAFDPKDRPTAEEALADPYFKGLAKVEREPSCQPITKMEFEFERRKVTKEDVKELIFHEILEYHPQLLEDYMNGTEKTNFLYPSAVDNFRRQFAMLEENGGKSGALIPSSDRKHISLPRTTTVHSNPIPPNVTSQVPQRIPTARPGRVVGPVIPFENSAAVDPYNQRRVARNPVLPPANLSAYTYHQKSDNSDRELQQELEKDRMQYQPTQRFMDAKVVPQMSPDLRSSYYIPKGVPKADVAERAALQSSMIQGIAPFNGIAAVGGGGGYNKVNAVQYGASRMY
- the LOC133917570 gene encoding mitogen-activated protein kinase 8 isoform X2; amino-acid sequence: MQAEQQQQRRKGSSEMEFFSEYGDANRYKIQEVIGKGSYGVVCSAIDQHTGDKVAIKKIHNIFEHLSDAARILREIKLLRLLRHPDIVEIKHIMLPPSRRDFKDIYVVFELMDTDLHQVIKANDDLTKEHHQFFLYQMLRALKYIHTANVYHRDLKPKNILANANCKLKICDFGLARVAFSDTPTTVFWTDYVATRWYRAPELCGSFFSKYSPAIDIWSIGCIFAEILTGKPLFPGKNVVHQLDLMTDLLGTPSLDTVSRIRNEKARRYLSSMRKKQPVPFSERFPKADPAALKLLQKLLAFDPKDRPTAEEALADPYFKGLAKVEREPSCQPITKMEFEFERRKVTKEDVKELIFHEILEYHPQLLEDYMNGTEKTNFLYPSAVDNFRRQFAMLEENGGKSGALIPSSDRKHISLPRTTTVHSNPIPPNVTSQVPQRIPTARPGRVVGPVIPFENSAAVDPYNQRRVARNPVLPPANLSAYTYHQKSDNSDRELQQELEKDRMQYQPTQRFMDAKVVPQMSPDLRSSYYIPKGVPKADVAERAALQSSMIQGIAPFNGIAAVGGGGGYNKVNAVQYGASRMY
- the LOC133917570 gene encoding mitogen-activated protein kinase 8 isoform X3: MRMAGSSEMEFFSEYGDANRYKIQEVIGKGSYGVVCSAIDQHTGDKVAIKKIHNIFEHLSDAARILREIKLLRLLRHPDIVEIKHIMLPPSRRDFKDIYVVFELMDTDLHQVIKANDDLTKEHHQFFLYQMLRALKYIHTANVYHRDLKPKNILANANCKLKICDFGLARVAFSDTPTTVFWTDYVATRWYRAPELCGSFFSKYSPAIDIWSIGCIFAEILTGKPLFPGKNVVHQLDLMTDLLGTPSLDTVSRIRNEKARRYLSSMRKKQPVPFSERFPKADPAALKLLQKLLAFDPKDRPTAEEALADPYFKGLAKVEREPSCQPITKMEFEFERRKVTKEDVKELIFHEILEYHPQLLEDYMNGTEKTNFLYPSAVDNFRRQFAMLEENGGKSGALIPSSDRKHISLPRTTTVHSNPIPPNVTSQVPQRIPTARPGRVVGPVIPFENSAAVDPYNQRRVARNPVLPPANLSAYTYHQKSDNSDRELQQELEKDRMQYQPTQRFMDAKVVPQMSPDLRSSYYIPKGVPKADVAERAALQSSMIQGIAPFNGIAAVGGGGGYNKVNAVQYGASRMY
- the LOC133917570 gene encoding mitogen-activated protein kinase 8 isoform X1, which translates into the protein MRMAPMLCSLLETKEGCVGGKGSSEMEFFSEYGDANRYKIQEVIGKGSYGVVCSAIDQHTGDKVAIKKIHNIFEHLSDAARILREIKLLRLLRHPDIVEIKHIMLPPSRRDFKDIYVVFELMDTDLHQVIKANDDLTKEHHQFFLYQMLRALKYIHTANVYHRDLKPKNILANANCKLKICDFGLARVAFSDTPTTVFWTDYVATRWYRAPELCGSFFSKYSPAIDIWSIGCIFAEILTGKPLFPGKNVVHQLDLMTDLLGTPSLDTVSRIRNEKARRYLSSMRKKQPVPFSERFPKADPAALKLLQKLLAFDPKDRPTAEEALADPYFKGLAKVEREPSCQPITKMEFEFERRKVTKEDVKELIFHEILEYHPQLLEDYMNGTEKTNFLYPSAVDNFRRQFAMLEENGGKSGALIPSSDRKHISLPRTTTVHSNPIPPNVTSQVPQRIPTARPGRVVGPVIPFENSAAVDPYNQRRVARNPVLPPANLSAYTYHQKSDNSDRELQQELEKDRMQYQPTQRFMDAKVVPQMSPDLRSSYYIPKGVPKADVAERAALQSSMIQGIAPFNGIAAVGGGGGYNKVNAVQYGASRMY